The nucleotide window ATAGAAAGTGGTTAAATGTTGACCTTTCATCAAAAGGCTGATATTaatgttaatgaatttttttatataaaagttcaataaaagttgtattctataaaaaatagatcgaaattttaaatatatttttgaattcattTGATTATTGTATTTTAGAGAGATTATaggctattttaaaaaataaaaagggtttGGTAAGGTTTATGAAGTATGTTTTAGTTGTTTACaagtgaaaaaacattttttaaaaaaaggattttaaagTTCTAAACCCTAATATTCCcgtcaacaaaaataataataataataaaaaaaaaactacaagtcATCTACCATAAACGACATCCTatcttttgtttatatatataaactaaaacaTACCTTAAAAAGAGAATTTCCAccttgcctcttttttttttatttaaatatttttaatatttttaaaaattctaattaacacCCTTccctcttatttatttatttatttacattattctgttttatttaaattgtgaTTAATACACTccctcttatttttaaaaaaaatttccaattcatctttttaaatttttttaaaaattattgtaatttatctttaaattttaaatttttatattttataaaaaaattatatttgtatgacttgatttttatttattagaaactaatttaacattgaatttgCGGTATAGTGCGGGTTACCGGACTagcatggattaaaaaaaaaaaaaagttatgagaTCCGAGTGACAGGAAGGCATCTTCATCGGACATAGTTTTAACGGCCAGAAACGAACTAAACTAAAGTCATACCATAGCAACTCTCTGATTTTCTCTCGCCGGCCAGCACCGTTGATCAGAGCCCAACCCAACCATGCTAAAATCAACCTTCGTTCCAATTCTCTCAACATTTCCAACCAAACCCAAAAAGCTCCCTACAAAACTTCCATGGCTGACGATAATCACCAACACCTACACACAAAGCCCACAACCTGTTCACCATAATGCCTCGCTTaccacaccaccaccaccaccacttcatCAACACAACCACCCTCCAACTTCAGCTTACATTCACCTCCCTTTCTGCCGCAAACGCTGCCACTACTGTGACTTTCCAATTGTTGCTCTTGGCTCCACAAACCCAACCGACAACGACCCGCGAATCTCTAACTATATTGAATTACTTCAACGTGAAATAGTCTCAACAAGGTCGGATTTTGATACCATTCCGCCACTTGAAACTGTGTTTTTTGGTGGTGGGACTCCTTCTTTGGTGTCCCCAAGGATGGTTTTGTCGATATTGGATACGTTGAGGGTGAAATTTGGAGTTTGTGAGGGTGCTGAGATATCTATGGAAATGGATCCTGGAACCTTTGATGGTAGGAAAGTTAAGGACTTGATAGGGATGGGTGTGAATAGAGTGTCTTTAGGAGTTCAGGCTTTTCAGGAGGAGTTGCTAAAATCTTGTGGGAGGGCACATGGGGTTAAGGAGGTTTATGAGGCAATTGAGATTTTGGGGTCATGTGGGGTGGAGAACTGGAGTGTTGATCTTATATCTTCACTGCCTCTCCAGACTCCACAAATGTGGGAGGAGAGTTTGAGGCTCACCATCGAAGCGAGGCCTAAGCATGTGTCTGTTTATGATCTGCAGGTTGAACAAGGCACGAAATTTGGAGCATTGTAAGTAACAGAATTCATGGTGGGAAACagtagtttttccttttttttccttcttttcagttttgaattGATCTTGTAAGTATTTTGTTAGGTACACGCCAGGGGAGTTTCCTTTGCCATGCGAAACACAATCTGCTGAGTTTTATAGAATGGCTTCAAGGATGCTTACTGATGTGGGTTACAGACATTATGAAATTAGCAGTTATTGTGAAGACGGGTATGAATGCAAGCACAATTATACATACTGGAAGAACAAACCCTTCTATGGTTTTGGCCTTGGTTCTGCTAGTTATCTCAATGGATTGAGGTTTTCTAGGCCAAGGAAGATGAAAGAGTACATGGGTTATGTGGAGAATTTGGAGAACGGAGTGGTAAGTTATTTTGGGAATAATCTTGTTGATGCCAAAGACTTGGCTGTGGATATAGTGATGCTCTCACTTAGAACTGCAAGAGGCCTCGATTTGAGGTCTTTTGCTGAAGCTTTTGGTGGATCACTTGTTCATTCTCTTTGCAAGGTCTATCAACCCTACATCGAGAGTGGGCATGTGGTTTGCTTGGATGACGAGCGAAGAGCCATGACTGCAGATGAATTCAACACCTTGTTTTTGAACGAAGATGAGATAGCAAAGGGGTTATCTTATATCCGGCTCAGTGATCCAGATGGTTTTCTGTTATCAAATGAATTGATATCCCTTGCATTTAGGGTCATAGATCCCTAGAATTGCATCTCCTTGCAGAACCTGGAACTTGTTGATAGTGGATCTATTGAAGATGGCCTCAGCTGACCGGCATTTTTTACCACAAGCAGTTCCTTCATTCATTCTTGGCACTGTTGTGTAGTGGGCAATAAAAGGCAAATGAGGTACAAAACACTTGTGGGGTATGGTATATTGCTTTGAGTTTCTGGTACATATTTGTTATTGAGAAAGATACCTCAACTTCTGTGTGTCCCAGAAGTAGATAAAACATGGTGGTGAGATTGAAGCAGCCTCAGGGGAATATCTTTTCAACGGAGAAAAGAACAATTAGATATTCATGATCTGGTTATTTCCTCGAGACACCAGAAAAGCAAATTGTTAGGTGTCGAAGCTTTTGCAAGAAAATAGTTCAAGACACGCTAAAACTCCGATACAGCAGGGTTCGCTGTTGGGATGAGCATTTAAATACATCAATCGAGATCATTTCACTTGCGCTGCTAATAGTTGCGCAAAACAGCTGATCAAGTGTCTAAAGTAAACCGGAATTTAGATAGTTTTGCTATTGAAATTTGCGTTTGCATCTAACTTATCAGTTGATATGCGAACTGATAAATTTAATCTCCCAGTCAAGAATTAAGGATTTACCCTGTGTTTATAGCAGAGATTAAAAGCATGACAGAGATTGGTAATGTAGTCATTTTTAAAGCTGATTACTTGCGCCTATGATACTCCTACAACTCAAAACGGAGGGTTTGATGGCTGTGAAACATGGCATGACCtttcatttctaaaaaaagaacCGCCATTGAGCAACTAATCTAAATTGTGAACATGCCATGGAATCTTCAAAACCGTGGATTGAAGAGACTCTCTAAACTGTAGCAACATAAATTTTTAGGGGAGGAAAATGATACGAAGCATGTTCAAATTCCTGGCATTCTGTGTAGGATGCAATTTGAAAACGAAGAAGAAGGCCAATATATGGTTGATCAATTTGAGCAGCAAGTTGTATAGACTTCATGTTTTCGTCAACAGATGCCTCTATCATGGGTAATAGATACCGCACCAAGAATCTTGATGGAAATTCATCTGAGTTTTAGCTTCCTGTGGATATTCTTATGGAATTCATTTCTCCATTGTACATTCAGAGtcaataaatcttttaaatcaTTCTTCCTCTTCTCACCCTCCATTTCTTCAACAGATTGTGATTCCTGTTCTTCCTATTCTTCTTGTAGTAAGATGCAACTTCATAGTAGCTGATTGATGCAGCGAGTTTTCAAATATAGCATAACCGTATGAATTGCAACTTCATCGTAGCTGATTGACAGTCAACGATATCATTATCTTAATCATGATTTAACTATGGAAACATAAACCATAAAATTTACACAGGAAACttctaattgaaaaaacaaattaccaccAGCAACAACCGCTTCGCCCTTCCTAATTTCACTAAAGATGGATAAAATGTTTATGAGAATGTTGCATAAAGTCAATAAATAGTGAGaaagatttcaagaactaaGAATCGTACCTTTGatgcaaacaaacaaaataaatatccaGGGTAGAACACGCTTGTTTTCTTCTGCACAGATAAAAAGATTATGAAAGTACACAGCTAAGCATAAAAACTTTCACCCTCTGGCATCCAAAAGATAATTTACAGGTTAATCTTAAGAGTAGATACCGGCAAGCTGGCATGAATGTAGGATGATCTTAGTCGTCCGATGGATGATCACATAGAGCAATTGTAAGATAGTTTATAATCCTACAGTTTTGAGGTTGTCGCCAAGTTTAAACTTCTTCTGTAGACAAAAAGCATTACCCTACCAtccttaggaaaaaaaaaattattttccctaAGCAAGTGTGGGCATTACAAAATCTATTTGAAATCCGTAGGCAAGAAATAGAATTGGAAGATTTCAGATTAATTAGGAGTTAAGTTTAATAGCAAAGTCAAGAGTTTCCTGtagcataaatatttttttatatttgaaaaaaatttgatctgCATCGATATAGCAcaacttattaaattaattcttggttcaatataaaatatattaataaatatattgatatgaCAATTATAAGAATCTATACATTGtcatatatataacaaaaaagctaaaataaaaggtaaaaatacaataatcgtagatatattttactatttataattacctttttgtcattctaaaaaaatcaatgacctTGATGTTaggggtatttttatatttttgcataaGTTATTGGTCATTTATAAGATTAATCAAtgatatgattatttatttgattttttaagcacaataaaattattaatttatctttaataacaaaattcttaaaattaacaTCTAGAAGCTTTTATgtcatttcacttttttttcaaacaataaaatgatttaattatctttgaaaacaaatttcaatGATAATCTTCGGGGTAAGtttatcattgttttatttttttactttatttattattaatatatatttttttaatcttaaccgaatttattaaactcattcTAGTAATGACCtgtatattaaatttgttttaaaaaaatatttatatcttcttaatatcttttcaacTATTAAAAAAGTATAGCATGTACCACATGTACTATATGGTATGTTCCATGTTGTCATGAGAGATCAAGACTTGCAATTTCAGCTGCATCAAACCTGTTTGGAGGGGAAGATTCAGTATAAGGATAGCATGGGAGAGTCCTCTGAGGTTCAGACCCACAGCTTACACCTCATTAGCCCTTCACTCCTCATGCTTTTGGAGGAAGAACACAATTTaccgaaaaaaaaatacatcctGTTATCCATGAAGTTTACATTTGATTTGCAAGGGACAGAGAATAGAATGAAAATCCATTACCATTCAAATTTTCAATAGTGAACCAAACAAgtttacaataaaattattttcgtTGGATCCAATGACCAGCATCAACTGTCCAATTTTGGTGAAATCTTTGCGTGTAACCTGGGACATGAAGAAAACAAGCAGAACAGGCAGCGCCAAGGTCTCAGCAACTCATTTATCAATGAAAAGGTGttgtataatttaaaaacatcccTTACAGATGTTGAAAATCACTAAGCTACAAATGAGATGAGAAAGGAAATACTAATCTTCAATCCAGTACAGTTTCCAGCTTGATCCAAGTCAACATATCCACGCTCCAGAAACATTGGCCATACTTACCCCTGCCTCGATAATCgagatgttttaatattttttgaaattgttaaaCCAAGCATTGATGATGCAGTGAAATGGTCCAGACTGAACAGTGATGATGGAACCGAGGACATTGGCAATACCAAATATTTCTGCTGAATCCCTGGATCCACCACAGTAGCCAGTACACATTTGTTCACTATGATTTCAAGCACGGGTGCCTTATCTTTGCCCCCGTCACCAGCTATAATGATATTAACCATCGAGAGCACCAAGGGTTTTCATGTCCTCTAAAAAGGCCGTATATGAGTCATCAATACTCTGAGACTTCGGAGCTGATGATGAGTTAGTAGACTCTGGCTTCACAGTGATTGGAGCTGTTGGCCTGGTAGCTACTGCTGTGGTTGAGGTTCCagcttttggttttggtttaggGATGACAGCCTCTCTCCTCACTCGAACTGAGGCAGGAACCTGAAAGAAGACCAGAAGTTAGGCTTGACTCtacaaaaatttaatgaaacTGGAATTGTAACACACAAGAAGCTTTACTCTTCCagagaattataaaattgtttcaATGCAGAAAGATAAACCAGGCAATTATGTGGCAATATTCTAGCTAATTCTAAGTAACCGCTACAAGCTAACACAAGCAGGGTGCATGCACCCCTTCATGAAATTCCCAGGTAGAATGATTAGCATTCATTGGACTATTCGATAATGACTGATTGGTgttggcttttattttttttcaagatatgcCTTATCTCTCAATCCATTTACTGGCTTCTTGTCAGGTTATACTAGCACAGCAATCCTtagttaagattaaaaaaaaatccctgtGGATTGTAGGGATGCATGTTCAGCATCCACAAATCATAGTTACTGGTCAGTAATCACATCAGGTAGTTGCCTCAGAGTAGAAACCTAATAACCATTGATGCTCTAACAGTAGACCAGCGATGGAGAATCAAACTCATTATAGCTGTATATTCTGGAGTATGCTGCACTGTGGTTGCActtttgcacaaaaaaaaacaaaaaacagagaaatttCAACCATATAATTCTTTCTTCTATGGTGTAGTACACTGAGAAGGCAGAGCAGCGTAGTTTTTAAATTGgaagtaaaaagaaaaggactgaTAGGAAAAGCCAAACTCACCATAGCTGTAAGTTCTGGAGTGTGCTGTGCTAGCAGCCTTTTAACAACAGTGGATGCAGCAGATTTTACATATGATGGTTTCTGAGGAACAGGTGGCCTACTTGCAGCATCTTCTTGTAAAGGAGGAGGACCAGGTGGAAGGGGTGGTCTCATCATTGGAGGAGGTCCAGGTGGAGGACCATAAGGAGGTCTGGGAATAAATGGGACCGTCACCCCTGGAGGAGCCATTTGGCTGGGAATTCCTGATAATGGTGGCCGCATATTTGGtagaggtggaggtggaggtgggggGAAACGCAATATTCCTGGGGGTAATACATCAAGCTGTAAAGCTGGGATCGAGGCTGGTCCAGGTGCTAGAGGCTGTTGCCTaggaggaggtggtgggggAACCATTTTAGGGTTATCCATAGTTGCTGTGGTATTGGCATCAGCTTCAAATGAAGTGCCTTCAGTCTGATTAATAGCTGACTTAAGTGGCATTGCAATTGGAGGAGGTGGAGGGAGTGAAGCAGGTACCTATATTAGAGCAATAAGATGTCACATTAACCACAATTAtctttcataataatatttgaCAACAATTTCTCTATCTAAAAGATTAGAATGGAAAGCTTCTAGAAAGGTATTTGAGAAATCAGAGTCTGGTTCAGTTTAGAACAGTGaggcaaattaaaaaattctgcTTGTAAATAGTTCACAACTAGACTAGTTGATTTCACACTAGTGTACAAGAACATTCATTTCATATCTTTAGATTGGTTTGAGCTGAATGAACCAAGTTTTTGAGATTTGGGCAGGGTACACGCACCTTTTCTTGGTGCTAGACTACCAAGCACATGCATATGCTTTTCCCGTCCACCAAgacaaatcatttttatttttttttgtcaattagtGTAAAATGTTTAACAGTTCTGTCCTGCTTTCAACAGCATGCATAAAGAAGGTAAAGAGTTCACCTGAACAGTATCATTGGAGGATGATTCATCTAACAATGCCGATATGTTGGTCTCCCTCCCACTTTCATTTGTGCCAGGTGGTGGTGGCTGAGCAGACTGTTGGAAGGGTGGAGGTGGAGGAAGAGGTGTGTGACTCAATACTTGGTCTTTTGGTGGAGGACCTGGAGGAGGGGGAGGTAAAGGTGGTGGAGGCAATGACATGCCCAAGCTTGAATCTGCAGGCTTTGGTGGCATCGGAGGTAGAGGAGGTAGGGGCAATGAAGCAGGTATAACAGAGCTATCACCAAGGCCTAATTCACCGCTCTCTGGCAAAGGAGGAGGTATTGTTAAAGCAACATCCTCTGATTCAGTTGCAGAGGATGAAGCACCGGATAAAGGTATTCGGGGCCCTGCAGGTCAAAGTTAAAAGCAAAGTTAGAAACACCACATAATTCCAACAGCATATCTTAaacctgaaaaataaaaggaagggTAAAGACCTATAGATGATTTATACATGGGAGGCTTTCCAGGTGGTGGCGCCCCAGTAGGATTCAGAGTAGGGTGATAGTATACAGAGTCCTGCAACAGCAAATGTTACGAAAATAATTATGGGGCCATATAGCACTAATTCACAAAAGTAACACTAAAGCCAGCCAGGCATACTTCAGGCTTTGGATGCTTGGctcgttcttcttcttctgtggATGTCCTTCGAAGAGGGCCCAAATGACTGCAGCAGAAGACAAAAATGCAATTtgtcaaaagaagaaaggtgTGTAAGCCCTAATGGTTCATGGACAAAAGCAGAAATGGATAAGAAAAGAGATACTTCACCTGAACATCACAGGGGTTTCACCCTTCTCCTTCATTTTATCTTCATATTCCTGTCCATGAGAGCACAGAAAATGGTTATCACATTAGTATAACGGATGCTACTTATGTCTATATAGATAGAAATGTTAAACTCCTACTGATTCATGGACCTAACTTGAATGGTGCAATGATTGTGTATGCAGCTCAGGCATCAAACGTAGGTTATTTTCCAGATTCTTGAACATTTCAAACTTGAATTACCAGACCActgttttaatttcttgatacaCAAACAGATAGAATTAAATGGAGGAGCCGAAAATATGGCATTATAATCATTACCCTTCTCTTCTTCAAAACAAGGCTAAGAGTATCCTGAAGTTGtcttttcttgtgttttcttgCTTTGTCTAAAGCACCATCGGCCTCTGCACCAATACAGCATACAAATAAGTTCAAATGGAAAGGCTGCCAAACCAAGCTTCATTTGCAAATTAGATTTAGCAAAAGCATAGTCTAGAGCACACCAGCAAGCAATAAAATGAAGAGCAGTTATTGAAAACTGATGCATAGCAAATAGAAGCTAATGCAACAACCGTAGAGTGGCTCAGAACTATATATTGTAAGAATCTTCTCTTTTGTACTCACTTTTAGTAAATGACATACTAGAAGATTCAGGGGTtcataataacccaaaaattatCTTTCATGAATAAGAGAATTCATAACAGATAGATATTCTACATTTGATGTGTGAGGCCATACACATACGAGCACACAGGCAGAAAAGATTGTGCCCcctccctctcttctctttttgcaCCAgtagcctctctctcctctttttgCACCAgtagcctctctctcctctaaaTTTGTGCACTCAGTACCTTGTTAATTAAGAGAACCAGACTCTTTGGGTCACTATCTCGGAATTGACAACCATATGATGAGCTGCGCAGTCATTAACTTTCAAACTCTAACAAACTACACAATGCTTGCCATTGCACCGGTCATGCAGCTCATGCCAAGCAACCCAAAAACAGTACTTGAGTCTTTGGAGTGTAAGAGGGAACAATACGAAGGATAAAAAATCGGTTACGCAAGCAGCAATGCTGTATGTTTAACGTAATATAAGATCAAAGCATAGCTTAGAAGGAGTTTAACATTCTACATTCAAGATTAAGATAAAGGTATCATCTTCTCTCTAGGctgttttcattaaattttgcaGCCACTTTTGTACACAGCCTATGATCTTTGGTAATATTTTATTGGGtgtacaatttaaaataaaacccaTAATTAAAAACCCATATTAActagaaataacaaaatatacatTCTACTATAGTCACTTTcaggaatgaaaaataaaaataaaaaatgattcgaAATGACTAATAAACTACTCTACTGCAGGtaataaatgagaaataaatattcaaacaaTTAGAAGTTAAAAAGCTTACTCATCAATTCCAACTTCTCTATCTGATCCTTTATCACCTCAGGATCCTTCTTCAAAATCCCCACCTCTCTcaccttctttctttccttcttgttCTGTTAGTGTCAAACACAATcgcaagaattttaaaaattccaagCTAAAATGACAGAAATTctgtaatataatttttttgaacttACCATAacagaataaacaaataaaaataaataaatcaaatccaatcagaaaaatcatcatatcaaacaaggaaaaaaaaaaggaagcagaTTTCGGTGGAAAAGCAAAGAAATTGAGTGAAATTTTGCAAAGATTACGATTAACGGTTCTGACAGGGattaaattaaaacctaaacaaaaagAGTGATAATTATAATAGAACTGGaagtgaaataattaattacccGTTTTAATTCCTTCTTACGGAGTTCCTTCCGATAAGCATCCGTAGGGTTCATAACTTTGCCTCCTTTCGTCGTCTTCATCTTCTTCGCctgtcttcttttttatttaatttgattaaattactTCTCCTCCTTTCTCAGTTGCTTTCAGATTACTGCTACTGCTATCTCGATTTTGTTCTACTGCATCAatttaggggggggggggggggggtttcaGAATTAAATCGAAACGAAcctagcaaaaataaataaataaataagtgcCGGAGGCTTGGGCTTAGATTTTGAATGACATGTCTCTCGCTACTTTCTAAATCTTAAAATGGATAAAGAGcctccctttttcttctttcttctttcagatgaattatattttatcggATGAGACTCTTTGTTGCATTAAGTTtactatacacacacacacactagtaTATTAGCATGCCATCCGTTGTCGGAtaatattacttttaaaaaaatatattaaaaatataaaaaatattttaatagggTTATTAAACataaccaaattaaattttaaatttttctttaattttttgttaaatttaaatagtTGAATCTGACAGCAATATAAACTCATATTTGAATCTAGCAACCATATTAGATCTAAACATAGTTGTTAAATCCAAGTAGCTTGGACCAGACGTGATTGTCAGATCCagttataaatttgatattattatcaGACTAAACCCGAgtgtgatattattattaaacccaaacacatgatctaataaaaaattaaatggagattaaaaaattaatccactTAGTCTCTTTTGTGCACACACGCACAAACATGCaaagttgttaattttatttcgtTTCGTTTGAAATAACCGAAATATTTTGTACCAATttaaaaaacggaacaaaacagaataattttcctctcattttaaatctttatCCATTTTGGATTTTCCAAATAAATTTCGACCAGAATATTCcacttttattttacatattctTCCAGGCTTGAAAAGTACACACACGCACAAATACATGCTTGCACATGTGTGAACAAGCGGGGGTTCTTATTTCTGTCCAGCATAATGTGTCATTTGCATTACAGGATCTTCGCAAGGATGGTTTAGATCTCACTGAAGCTTGATACAGGGAACTTAAACAATTCTTGATGAGGTAATCCTTCCGACATTCCATCCCAGGGTTTATATAGAAGGGTTCTTTCAAAAGATATAAATCTATTCACATTTATGGTCTTCCTGATGTTTTCCGTTTCTTTTCTGTGTGCTCAGTTGGTGATATTAGAAGCGGAGCAGAAGGCGGAAGGAGCAGAGGAGGCCGAAACTAGTTCAAGAAATTGAggcaaaaagaagaataaacGCTATACAGCTTCCCAATACATGAAGCTTCAACATCAGCAATCAAAAGATTTGGAAAAATGTTGGTGTATTGACTAACTCATGCCTCAGAATTCATCCATTGTTCACAATTGCTCGGTGCTTGTTGAAGCAGAAACAAACCACAATAATAGTTCGAGTGTTTTCATTCATGACATGCAGGGTCTGCTGTGTGATTCCAAGTTATTCTACATCTTTTTTGTGAGCTCGAGTTTCAGTTATGATTTTGAATGTCGCCTGTTTCTAATGTTTTAGTTTAGTCTCTTGCATCTACAGAAGCAATCTTTCGCCATCTTGTTAGTAATTGGttgtaaaaaaagaagttgcAGTGAAACTTTAACCTCTGGGCAGGCGTATTCCCTTCCTTTGAATGAAGCACAGTAATATGCTCTGAGCTGGCCTCTTCCTGGTAGTTCCAGGATGGAAAATGTTCTTGAAGGTCGGATTCTGCCTTGTCATTTAGCACACCGGCAAAGCTTGGAAACGATTAGGA belongs to Populus nigra chromosome 18, ddPopNigr1.1, whole genome shotgun sequence and includes:
- the LOC133678213 gene encoding uncharacterized protein LOC133678213; the protein is MLKSTFVPILSTFPTKPKKLPTKLPWLTIITNTYTQSPQPVHHNASLTTPPPPPLHQHNHPPTSAYIHLPFCRKRCHYCDFPIVALGSTNPTDNDPRISNYIELLQREIVSTRSDFDTIPPLETVFFGGGTPSLVSPRMVLSILDTLRVKFGVCEGAEISMEMDPGTFDGRKVKDLIGMGVNRVSLGVQAFQEELLKSCGRAHGVKEVYEAIEILGSCGVENWSVDLISSLPLQTPQMWEESLRLTIEARPKHVSVYDLQVEQGTKFGALYTPGEFPLPCETQSAEFYRMASRMLTDVGYRHYEISSYCEDGYECKHNYTYWKNKPFYGFGLGSASYLNGLRFSRPRKMKEYMGYVENLENGVVSYFGNNLVDAKDLAVDIVMLSLRTARGLDLRSFAEAFGGSLVHSLCKVYQPYIESGHVVCLDDERRAMTADEFNTLFLNEDEIAKGLSYIRLSDPDGFLLSNELISLAFRVIDP
- the LOC133678648 gene encoding protein EARLY FLOWERING 5-like is translated as MKTTKGGKVMNPTDAYRKELRKKELKRNKKERKKVREVGILKKDPEVIKDQIEKLELMKADGALDKARKHKKRQLQDTLSLVLKKRREYEDKMKEKGETPVMFSHLGPLRRTSTEEEERAKHPKPEDSVYYHPTLNPTGAPPPGKPPMYKSSIGPRIPLSGASSSATESEDVALTIPPPLPESGELGLGDSSVIPASLPLPPLPPMPPKPADSSLGMSLPPPPLPPPPPGPPPKDQVLSHTPLPPPPPFQQSAQPPPPGTNESGRETNISALLDESSSNDTVQVPASLPPPPPIAMPLKSAINQTEGTSFEADANTTATMDNPKMVPPPPPPRQQPLAPGPASIPALQLDVLPPGILRFPPPPPPPLPNMRPPLSGIPSQMAPPGVTVPFIPRPPYGPPPGPPPMMRPPLPPGPPPLQEDAASRPPVPQKPSYVKSAASTVVKRLLAQHTPELTAMVPASVRVRREAVIPKPKPKAGTSTTAVATRPTAPITVKPESTNSSSAPKSQSIDDSYTAFLEDMKTLGALDG